In Micropterus dolomieu isolate WLL.071019.BEF.003 ecotype Adirondacks linkage group LG01, ASM2129224v1, whole genome shotgun sequence, the sequence tctttttttagagtAATGGCATCTAACTGCACTTAACCCCCCAAAccttaagacaacacaacaacataaaTGTTACACTTACATTTTCTCTGTTTCCGAAGGCTGCATAGAAGGGATGTGTGTTGGGGAAAAACAGGTTCTTGATGTCTGTGAGGCATTCGATCTTGAACTTCTCAGGCTTTTTTTCTATGATCTCTCTAACAAGGGAATTACAATAAAAAGGATTACAGACAAAACCTCTGACCCGTGGGTGCAGGAGTCGCCTACTTTAAATGaatttggacaaaaaaaaaaaacaaaaaacaaaagtaaggTCACCAATCAGAGTTTGACGGGTTTTATGTATTTGCACTGAGGTTTCTGGTCGTAAAAAAACGAATGTGATGAGTAGCTTGGCCAGGGTTGAAACAAATTTTAATTCCAgcaaggaaaacaaaagacaaagctGAATTACTGTAATCTGTATTGGGATAAATTACCTCTGATAGACATTTCTGCCTGAGCTCCACTGTCATTTCCTGGCTGACTATTAACTAAAAGAACTGCTATCAATGCCAGAGATCTGTCAATGCGGCTGCAAGTCCTTGGAGGCTGATCAACAGCTATTACTTAAATTAAGTAATGAATTTCAGCCGTACCGTGTCTTATCTGAATAATGCTGGTGAGCGGGGGCTTAGTGGAAGGATTTCCTACCTGTGGAAGGCAGAGAAGAGGCTGCTGGGCGAGAGCATGAGGGGTCCTTGAGGCAGGAGGGTCCCTCTGTCATTCACCCAGTGCAGATACCCCCGGGTCATGTCAGCCATGCCGATTGCTCGCGCCGAACAGTACAGGAACTTGTAACCGTTCCTGTGGCGGTCAGATAATTTATTGACGTCACTGTTTTCCTTGATTACTATTCTGTTAGAATAAAAGATGTCAGCGATCTGTCTCTTACTCGTGTACTGAGTGGTAAAGCTTAGCGATTCCTTGATGAGTCCAGTCTTTCCCGAGCTGAGGGAGAATCTGACCAAACACATCTGATCTGTGGGGAAATGATTGGGGTAGTAATTATTAAAGAGCTATGACCAAGATGATTTTATAGGAGAACTATCCGTGATACGGCTGCTGGTGCTGAACCTAAGTAATCATCAGACTtcttatttcaaatattgtGAATGGGATTGAAACATTCTCTGCCAGCAGCCGGAGAGACAGGACAGATTTACTGCTGCGTGAGAACAAACAAAGTGTAACGAAGAGGTTGATAGACTTCGACTTTCTCATACTTGGTGATGGTGCCATCGATGTCGGAGATTATGACCTTGTCGTCCCAGTTCCACAGGTAGATGGTGCCTTCGCAGCGACATGTGCCCTGGTACTGAGTGGTTATGCTGAAGGTGACATCATTAGGCCCCTCTCTTAGTTTCAGGCTGGCCTGTAAGACACAGGAAACGAGTGGGAGTTAAAAGAGTAGCCACGACTTAGCATCACACTCCCATAACATCCTGTGACTCACAATGGacagttaaaaaaacatcaacagtgCAACTCGACCGCCGACACCGGTTAGTGAttcaggtgtgttatgctagtattGCCAAATAatgtagcctcaagcagagatgaagAGCGCGCTAGTGAAGTCCTCGCAGAATTTAacctcttttttattttcagtgtcaGTTAGGGCTGAAGACTATCACTTGAGGAAATGCTGTCAGATTTTgcgcagctccctctggagccacaaaaggttTTATAAAACCTTTCACATTAAGTATTGGTTCTCCAAAATACCTGGAAAcaaatcaaactttatttctaaagcaaatttaaaaaacaaccaggttgaccaaagtgctgtacattgacatgaaacaataaatagacaaaatacaacaccagACAAATATAACATGCAGTTCTCATGGCAGATTAAAAGCcaaggaataaaaatgtgttttaagtcgGAAGGCTTGGGGCCAGTCTGACATGGAGAGGCAATTCATTCCACAGTCTCGGTGCTGCGACTTAGAAAGCTCCATCCCCCCTGCTCTTGAGCCGTGTTTTAGGGACAACAAGAAGAGACTGGTTTGCAGACCTTAATGACCTTGAAGGAGCATGTGGCTTCAACAGATCAGTAATATATACTGGAGCTAGTCCATGAAGGgctttaaacacaaacaataaaatcttaaaatcaatcctaaaattaACAGGAGGCAAGAACAGGGAAGATGTGATCTCTCTTACGAGTTCCAGTAAGGAGACGAGCGGCAGCATTTTGAACCAGTTGTagtagagagagggaggcctgGCTAACACCTACATACAGAGCATTACAGTAGTCAAGCCGTGTTGTGATGAATGCATGTATAACcctctcaaagtctgtgagggatAAAAAGGGCTTCAGCTTAGTAAGAAGCCTAAGTTGAAAGAAACCTGCTTTCACAACAGAATTTATCTGCTTCTCCAGACTTTGTATTAATCAAATGGGAACATCAATGGTTCTACATATTGAGCATTTCCCGGAGAAACATAGACTCTCATTGGTTGACTTCAACAGAACCAGAGTGTTTTATTGATTAACCATAAAAGTAAGTTGGCAAACAAGCAAATGTGAATAGAGACGGACCCTGCTTTCATCAGCTGGATGCTGCGATATTCATTACACTCCACAGTAACAATATActgatgtttattttcttttgaccATGAAGAAGTTCAGCAGATTTCACTGCAAATTTCTGAGGAACTTCAGGTCAAGTATCTTGGGAGCTAATTAGAACATTTGATAAAAAGCTCATAGATCATCCGTAATGGAAAAATCTTCTCGTTACATTGTCCCGTTTCTCGTCCACATCCTTGCTGGTTGGTAGTTtatttgtacatgtgtgtgatCTTCTATTTGTCAATTGTCTATGTTGCCTCTTGCCTCACAGGCCGACACCTTTTCACtttgtcaacaacaaaaaaaataacaaactgaGTTTCTGTCTTTGCCTAATTTTAGTCACACTACCAGTATCAGTGATCACTTGTCTTACTATCTGGTCAGACGACAGGCGGAGGGACTTCTTGTAGGAGTGACATGGTGCCGACGCCGGGCCTTGtgtctgcacatgctcagtggGTGTCAGAGCAGGTGCCACGGAGTTCAGCTCTTTAGTCTCATCGTCGCTGGACCACTCTGCTGCTTTCTGCCTGTAGCAGAGAATATAGTCTTAAGCGAGACCAGCAAACAATATGAAGACTTTGGCAGGAAAAAGTCCAGTCTAACTTCAATGGCGACTGAGTTTTAGACAAATCTATGTAAAAATAAGCACAACAACAAGTAGAGGAACCAACATAATGCCACGTTTATACTAGCTAATGGATGATGTGATTCAAAGTCAGCAAAAACCCTGCAGAATGATTTAGCGTCACCAGAGGGCAGCAGACCTTTTTCTCTGCCTTTAACTCTGCTTTTTTCAACAGTGAATACACAGaatgtttttgtcttcttcttttacACAAAAACTGGATGCATCCTTAataatttaacacaaacacagcctggttcaaaaattatttaaagtCCTTCTGAAATTTCTTAAAGATGAGTTTATGAGTCATAAAATGACAGCACTGCTGTGACTAACATGCTAATCCAGCCTCTGTGGGACATGTTGACCCAACACTGCTTGTGTGGGTGCGCGCCTGTAGTGTTGTGAGGAAGAGCTTGGTTGCTGACTCACTGAGTTTCTGGGGCCTGGTGAAGGGCAGGGCTCTCTCTGCTCTGAGACTCCTGTCTCTCTAACTTGGTCTCTGATGATAACTGAAGAGAGGATGATACATTATGAGATAAATCTATAGTATAAAACCAGTGAACAATAAAATGTCTGATATAACTATACAAGTTAACTACCTTGATAAAAGCTTCCTTCATAACTTAAAAGGCCTTACATAATAATGCAAAACAGAGATGTAATGGTTACCGATACATGTGTCTCGACTCATTTACAATGCAAAGTTACTCAAACGGTATGGTATTCCCACTGACCTCAACTatacagcaaacacacagatgtaagTGTGACTCATGAGGTTACCTAAAGCCTTTTGGCTGAGCCACACAGTCAGTACCTGCTTTACGCTGCTCTTTCTCCAGAACCACCAACGTCCTGACTTTTTTGGCATTTTCTCCTTCACCCAGGCCTCCTCTGTAGCCTGCCATTCGGATAAATTATTCATGTGTTAGTAGATATAACGTACAGATATATAAGATGAAAGTGATCACTATAAACACATTAGATTGAGAGGATACCTTTGGCAAGCTCTTCTGAAAAGCCTGCATACTAAGTATCAATGGTGCTGCCAGTGTCCAGTTGTAATACCTGTGGGGGaataaggtttttttttttttagctgtaatgttacatATTAATGACTCATCTGTTTATCTGTTATGAGAGTCCACTGCCTGAATTAGGGAGTAGGAAGACTCACCTGTTTGAAATTCTAACCACCAAATTGGGATTGTCGATTATTGCCGGATTCTCTGCAAATTCATTGTAGGTGATGATGTGCTCCATGAATTTATCTGGAATAAATGGAGCGTGAAAGCTTGATTATAAATGATGGTGATTGCCCATATTCCTGTATTACAACAACATCGGTATGCAGGAGATATGAAGGACAGTGAAAATGCATCCTGCTTATCATTTATAAATCGTTATTTGTCACATAAAAAAGATTACATGATTTGTGAAATGCAATGTAGTACGCTCCTAATGTGCTAAAAGAGTAATGTGAAAAATAAGgattaaaaataagaaatagaaATACAAGATCAGAATGCAtgaatattggtaaaaaaaatatatatatatgtcaagTTCCTGTACTGTTCGGCGCGAGCAATCCGCATGGCTGACATGACCTGGGGGTATCTGCACTGGGTGAATGACAGAGGGACCCTCCTGCCTCAAGGACCCCTCATGCTCTCGCCCAGCAGCCTCTTCTCTGCCTTCCACAGGTAGGAAATCCTTCCACTAAGCCCCCGCTCACcatatgtatatataacatCTCTCttgaaaattacaaaataacCTTTAATATCCTGTATGAGCAATCTACTTTCCattctgtattattttacatttactcatttagctgacacttttatacaaagcaacttacaattgctatatatgtcagaggtcgcacgcctctgaagcaactaggggtgtcttgctcaaggacacattggtggatgggttaCATTGGGGGACTGAACACGggtctctcataccaaaggcatgGGTCTTACTGCGGTGTATTACTGCTGCTAATAGAGATCACCGGGTACCTTTAGAGATCTCGGAGTTCTCACCAACACCTCCACACAGCGACAGGGTGACGTCAGGGAGGTCACCagcagagtcagacagacaCTCTGTGCCGCTGTCTGCTGCCGCGCTGCCAACCGACTGGGGCGACTGGGATCCAGAGCGCCTCCCCGTCTCGACCCAGTCTTTAGGAACCTGCTCAGACTCACTGAAAGCACAGGCAGTCCAGTTTCACTCAGGAAGAATTGTTTAAATAGCTGCaggcatttttatttaacaggtAGGGCTGGGTATCAAAGCAGAGTTTTTTAGTATAAACCCCAAAAAGTACAGAAAACTGTCAAGTACCCAAAGTTGTACACATAATTAAGTAATCTTAAATTAGGTTACATGACTTTCATTTACTCTGAAAGGATTCCCAGGTTTGTACCTTTTGGGGAAGTACCGAGCAACAACATCAGGTTCTAGTGCATTCAAGTCGTCCAGGTAAATGTCTTCAGGTCCCTGATGTTGGCTCCTCTTCCTCACACCTTTATGAAAGCAAGACAAGAGACTCAGAAAATTGATGACTTCTTTCCCCTCCCCTCCAACTTCCTTTTCTTTTAACTTGTGAATGCAGAGCAGCCCCAGACACAGAACTAAATACAAAACCACATCCTTCCTGTTAACATCCACTCACACCTTGACTGGCTGTAGATTACCGTCACACAATCTGGAGTTTGACTCAAGACTTTCCCACGCACATTTAAGATGCAATATAAGAATAATtcaaatttacattattaaaattattataagCTTCTATAGAGACAGACAAATAAGCAgacacaatttttaaaaaaaggtttttggcATATTTCTAAGTCACTTGAATCTCACAAAGGACTGTATGAAAGAGGGTGGGGTTCTCTACTCTTTTTTGTTGAGGGAGGTAGTCTGAACTTTTTCACATCctacatttctttttatttgattcTTCCCTTATGAGATCCATTGTGCTCATTCAGTGACTGTAATACTAGTTTATTTAGCAGCTCTTTTCTAAAAAACGAGAATGTACAGAaactataaaacacattttcagagcGAATGATAAAGGAAGTTGAGTTACTTCTCCTCTTGACGGGGGAGTCGGTGGGTTTAGAGGAGGCTCCTGTGTCAGGACAAACTGCTGCCGAGTCTCCAGTTATATTTCTCCCACCACTGGCAGCAGAGTCGCTGCCCCTGCGGCTTGGTGGCGAAGACTTCCACCTGGTCTTGTGCACGGTTATCGGTCTGAGGTCAGAGTTAGTGGGACATGGCTCTGAGGTGAAACAGCTGGACATTAAATTTGAAAGGCCTGTCTCGTGGTTGGTAATGTTTGTATCGTGTGATGAAGCTTCAGGGGGCTGTGGTTTGCAGCTGTGCTGATCAACTTTGATGGTCCGAGGCTCTGGCTTTACAATACTGCAAATGGGACCTGTggttctctctccttcccttgACTGCTCCTCCATGGCCTCTGTGCTCAAGATAACCCTGAAATGTGTGTTCTCAGAGGGAGTGATGGTCACCGTCTTTGGCTCtgatttgtcctttttgttgaCCTGGAAGcaagaaaaacagcacaaaataaagtttaaatataaatgcatttcTAAAATGTCTAATGAGGATGTGAACTAGATTTGAAattcatttagccatttagaCTAGTTTCTACAAGTTTAGACCTGAACCCTCACCCTGGTGGATTCTGGAAACTCTCCCCAGGTCCACTGCATGTGGGACTCGGCCCTGAGCATGCTCTCTGCCGGCTTCACCATCAGCTCAGAGTCACTCTTGGGCGACATTGCCTCCGACATCTCCCtgctgtaaacaaacaccacatttCCACTGAGTCAGCTGTAATGACCTTGTGGGAGTGATTTGTTTTACTCAGGCCCTCTTGGTTTTGATAAAGTCGATTGGAAattatttgtcattgtttttctctgtgtttgtacgaacaatgtaaatatttgagGGTGGGAATATTTGGATGGGGGGAGCGTACGTAGTGCAAGGGGACCAGTCTCCATCAGAGAAAGGGTAGCTGTCCCATTCGAGGGCGGTAAGTGGGGAATGTTGCCTGTTGTCCGTATTGGCCTTCATCGTGGACAGTGAAGGTGTCCTGAAAATGGGAAACAATACAATGAACAAGAGATTCATgacaaacaacacataaaatcaGCTTATAACTCAAGTCTGTACTTACCGTCCGTTGTGCTCCTCATCTGAACTGAGCTCAAACAGCTCCAGCTCTCCGCCTGCAGGTGTGGTTTGCTCCTCCTTGCGTGGCTCGGCCTTGTGCTTCCTCCTgcgtctcttcctcttcttgccGGCTGTGTTGGAGTTGGGCTGGAGGTTTCCAGAGACCGGGTCCTCAGGACTCTGCGGCTGACTGTCGTCTGCCGCTGATCCACTACATCTGgtctctctgctcctgaacAGAGCCTCTTCGGTGGGGATGGGCGAGGTCACCAGGTGGGCTGGGACAATCTCCTGTGTTGaggtaaaaaaattaaaaataaaatcaacaagaCTTAAGAGTCTACAGCCGTTCTTAgccacagtggtgctttgagctaaatgctaatatcagcatgctaacatgctgacgtTATAGAGGTATCATGTttgccatgttcaccatcttatttGCCAATTCAATCAGTCAAATGGCAATCGATCCAATAGCTgtcgagacatttcactcaacaTCTACCTGCTAGCatagcaaaaaagaaaaggctgggGAGGACAGGTCATATAAATTATGTATGTTGTTAACACAGTAATTGATTTCTACGAGTAAACAAGATCGGTTTATCTGAAATTCAACATAAAAGTCTTCATCATAAACTCACATTGTGCTGCTCTGTCTCCTGGACAAAAAAGGCCTCTCCATTGTCTCCAAGCTTCATGTGTAGCTCCACAGGTTCCCCATTGATTTCTATATCAATCTGCAGAGTCAAACAACACAGGTTTGTAAGAAATACTCTGTACAAAGCTTTACTGTATATTTCACCACATTCTCCTCAGTTGGCTTCAGGTTTTAGCAGGGATTAATGAGGTTTGTTTACACCACAAAAGCAGCGCATGTCTACAACACAgttcacagataaaaaaaaaaaaaaatctgtgccATAGATTTACCTGAAGTAATAGAGATAagccagagaaagaaaaaaataacaacaagagAACAGCTTGTACAGCAGCTTGCTGTTTTCAGCCTTTTCTATCCGTGTATTAAACAGGCAGGATTTTACTCCAAGCTGCCTGGGTGGAATTAGGTTGTTAAAGAAGGTCAACATCATAAGTAAACATGCTTCATGTAATTTGCGGTGCTTTCTTCCACCTTTAAATGATCAGAAATGTTAAGAAATTAACCAAAATCTATTCAAATGTCTGCTAAATGTTGACATTTGCTATGAGATCAACATCAGATTATATTCAGtttcttcctgttttctctACAGTGACAAAGATGCTATTAACTCACGTGATTTACAGAATCACTGAAGCTGTTTTCTGTCAACAGACTACTtcctgtttgtctgactcgCCTGTAAGCTTATGAAAGAAAGTGCTCTCCTGTTAAACTGGGATGAATCTTTACAAGTTGGGAATAAGAGGCTAAATTAGGCTTTAGTCTTTGCATCCCACCTTAATCATCAGCTGACAACTACACCGGTACTATAAATAGAGAGGAAGGGCAACGTGCTCGTGTGAGAGACGCAGAGAGCGCAGTGGATGGTAATgttcagagagctgcagagggCAGTTAGAGAAATAGAGAATCTATTCTGAAGCTTCATCGCAACACACTGAAGCAACACACAGTTATCCCACATTTTACTGCATGTCAAACGTTTTGACTGCAGTTACTATTCCTTAATCAACAGAATGCTAGATTTGTACAGGAATGTTTGCCTCAGAACAAATGCAAACTTGAGTTAAAATAAGCAAAGaataagctttaaaaaaaaaaaaaaattatgaagtacatttttaaaaagtctgataatcatttttcttttactaACATGGGCACTCACCACTTTCTCTCTGGAGCGCAGCACCCCCAGTTTTCCGAAGCGGACATGGAAAGGGGAGCACTGGAACATACCATCAGGCTGCCGGACCACGATCACGTCGATGCAGCCTGACAGAGTGGCCTGGTTGATCCCCTTATACAGCTCCTTTACGGTCACCAGCACCTGGCCCGCCAGCTGCCCCACGTAGTTCATGGTGTCCACCTGTCATCAGAAAATCCCTTCAATAATTAGCATATATGCAATAACAGAATTTGAAGTTTAACACACCTAAATTACCAGCAGAATAAAACCACCCACAACTTTATTTTTGCATCTTACTAGGCCAGTGTCCCTTACGTAAGGCTCCTGTTGTTCAGAATAGCCTGCAAAGGAAATGCAAGCCGGTCCCTAAACACAGTAGCTCTGTCCCATTTTCCTCAAAAGAGTCCTGAGCTGATCAAGACTTAATCAGGCAACAAGGCTGCCGCAGAACAGAGGTGAGCAGAGCAGACAGGGTGTGTTTCTGCTCAGGAGCACTCCCAAAATCCCTGGGTCAAAGTTCACCCAATTTAGCCAGCTACTCTACCTCTTTTTGAACTTACATTTCACTATTTTGTTAGTAATATGTGTATCCTTGTCATATGCATATTGTTTTGTACAAATACATTTGTGAccattttaaaaaggtaaaaaatgtCAAAGCATGGCTCAAAATAACtcaacagtaataataaaaaataactgtCTTTGGTCTGATTGGTTTTCTATCATGTGCACTGGGTAAAGTTAACCCAGTACTGCGTCAGTGCTATACTGACCCAGACTTTTAGTTTGGCAGATTTAGTTTCCTACAAGGTCTCtctgtttgtgctgttttgGTGCCCCCCCTCCCAGTGTCACATGATGTGTACAGACACTTAAGTTTGAACTGAATGGAGGTGAAGGTCATGTTCATATGGTGTCTCTGACCCAGTGACAATAACTGCAGAAATGAGGCAGATTGAAAGTGTTTGTGACAGAGAGCATGTGACATCTAAAATTATACAAAGCCCAACAGGGCTCAAAGTATTAGCCTGTATTATACACCATACTTCTGAAGTGTTACATCTCTCTAAAAATGTACTTGAACTCTGTACTGGAGAGCTTACACTAAACAGGAAAACTATTCAGTCTCATATTCCAAAAACATACACAGTAAACAGTGTACAGTATATGAGCTGTGACTTACCGTCACTTAACATAAGTGTACAAACTCTACAGCAACTGTTCTGTCGTAACTTCTCATCACAGCTGTTAGGTCGACTTGTGAGGAGTCagaaaacagataaaacatAGATAACACGTCTAGATGGGCAAAGACTAAAACATGGTTAAAAGTAAACTGCAGTTTGTTAACTCCCTTGTGTATGTGATTTTTGCTTCTTTAGAGTTTTTTTGTGGCAAATTACGAGAATAACAaactgctttcttttttttttttaaagcaactctatactgtagcctgttttttttttgtttttttttaaataggatTTCCATGGCATGTTTTCTCCTcttatagatagatagatagatatagatatacacacacattttattttgaaggggAAAATGTTCATATCGTGTTAATGTATGGGTGAAGTACTTTGCATTTGCTATTAAACTTGATAAGTTGCCATTCAGTCTAAACCAGCATCAGTAACATTCAGTTAACTGAGTAGGGCGAACAATCAGTCAACAGATGCTCAGTTGTAGCatcaacaaacataaaaaaaaaaacgtctgGGAAAGTTGAGACACTAAGCAAATCACATTCATTATCACACAGAGAAATGAAAAGATAGAAAGCGAGATCTCATTCTTTCATGAAGATGAGCTGATATCCTTCCTTCATATCCTTTCTTGTTAAAACACTATACTTATATACACTTATGACTGATAATATCAATCAACAGTGAATCTATGTTCAGACAAGTCTGGCTTAACCTGATCCTTGTCAGGTTTTAAAGAATTGTTTTCTCTGCGGTGCACATGATATCACATTACACGTCCATGTTACATTATTCCATTATTTACCTGGTGCTTTAATCCAAAGCAGCTCATGATCAGAAGGTACAAATTTAGGACAATGGAACACCGACTAAATTGGAGCTGCATACCAGCTGGATGGACTTTGAAACCATTCAGTCTCCAAGACTGGCAGCCACTACCCCAACTAAACTCTAAATGTACTTTACTGGTGATAGAGGGAAATAAACTAGCTACGATGAATTCATGCAAACATACCAAGAACATAACAAAAGGGAAACATCAGGATTCGCTATCAGGTGACAACATTGTGTCTCTAAAACTGTATTGATTTTCAGGTAATAACAATATTAGTATAGAAAGTAGGGTTGGGAAATAAACACCAGGAAATGATAGAGATTTGAGATCTACAGACAAATGTATAGGGCTAATTTCCATTCATTATGTCTGGTTGGTGCAATGTTAGACTACTTTGTGGTAATTTACAGGATGTTTCCATGAGTGTGATAAAGTATCTTGATTTGGATGGAATTTAATTCACTAAATTAGCTGAAGAAAACTCTCACCTGACCACGTAATCTTTCTTTATAGCAGTTGATACTGTTAGtacattaaattatatatactGTGATTTATCCATGTGagtgacaattattttatccatTATCTGCCACCCCAAACAGAAAGGCAGTCTGTTGATTCAAGATTAAAAAATGGATCAGGATTACAGTCAGAACTGGGGTTAGGATTAAGTCAGGTTTACCAGAAATACACAGCAGGCTTTTAACATCTAACTGTGAGAGAACAACACTGCACTTTCCAAATAAAATGCTACCAACATTTCAGGTTATGTTGTGTTCATCACTCACTCTGCATATTAAACCAGCATCCCAACTCACCAGAGTCCAAGGGGACTTCAGGTGCAGCCACTAGTCCTGCTGCTCTACAGGTACCCTCCCTGAGAGCTCCATGTCACCCCAACAGGACCGAGCTGAGCTGTggccctctctcctccccttttCTCCTCAGCCAACCTGCTCCTGTCCTGTGCCATGCACAACAGTTCCTACGACCTGTCCAACCCCCCTGACTGAGTACACACAGTGCGAAGGAAAATAACCCCTGCCTGAGCCCTAAAACTGTTGCATAATTTCTTAGCGTCGGCCCCCGTCACCACCAACCTGTGCTCGAAAAGCCTCTACAGAGAAAACAGCTTGAGGGAACATTTTAATCTGTCAAGAATTTGtttgaataaattaataatttactctacaatgtgaaaaaaatgacaaaggCCCAACAAAACCTGCATTAAGCCTGTTAGTGTACAACCAGCTAAACTGGCATGTTAGCATTAATCTCAGCTGAGGTGCAGCTGAAGTTAACAGGAATTCGGTCAGTTGTTTCAGAGGTCATGAACTAAACAAAATTTTACCAAATGGTGGAGCTACAAAAAGTCAGTGGaccaccaaagtcattaggattcatacCCTGGAGATTGTCAATGTCTGTATCAAATCctgagtctacagccatgccagCTAGTATAGCACAGTCAGTGGTGCTTTAGGTAAACGCTAACAAGCCAACAATGATAACGTTAACATGCTGATGGCAGATAAAATGTTTACCatattcaccatcttagtttagcctgttagcatgctaacatttgctaattagctctAAAACAAAGcatagctgaggctgatgggagttTCAAACATTAtgtcatcctgaggggaacatgaatgtacCAAATTTGTTATGCAATCCATAAGTAGTGCAACGAGCAACACTGCTATCCCTACAGCCATGTTGGCATGGCTAAAAATGGTTGTTTAGTGGTTATTATGTCATAGCTACAACTGAATACTATCTAATATAACTAACAAAACAAGAGTTACTGTCAGCATACAGTGTATAATAGCACCAGTTGATAATAGTGTCACAACGTGTACACTGCGCTCCTGAAATGTGCTGTGCCCCCCACCCTCCCGCGGACCACAGCACATTGTAGAGTGAAAGTGCAATGCTCAATGCTTTAATGGACAAAGCAGAAGTGTCTCGATGAGAGTCATCAGCCATGATAACGCTGCACAACCAGATCTCTCTAGTGAGCTGACTACACACTGTCTGCATGAACTACACACCAAATTTAGAAAGAGCCTCAACTCCCACGCAGCTGTACTTCATATAGACCCCTCTGCTACAGCACTTCAAGCCTGAAAGATGTTCTGCATAGTTTGCCTTTCTGTGGGCTTGAAGTGTGCTGAAATTAGAGGTACATTAAATTAGAGTTTACTCCCTGATCAATAATAGCGTTCACACAAAGGACCAATACAAAGTaaactcaccggccac encodes:
- the LOC123970255 gene encoding phosphatidate phosphatase LPIN2-like, producing the protein MNYVGQLAGQVLVTVKELYKGINQATLSGCIDVIVVRQPDGMFQCSPFHVRFGKLGVLRSREKVIDIEINGEPVELHMKLGDNGEAFFVQETEQHNEIVPAHLVTSPIPTEEALFRSRETRCSGSAADDSQPQSPEDPVSGNLQPNSNTAGKKRKRRRRKHKAEPRKEEQTTPAGGELELFELSSDEEHNGRTPSLSTMKANTDNRQHSPLTALEWDSYPFSDGDWSPCTTREMSEAMSPKSDSELMVKPAESMLRAESHMQWTWGEFPESTRVNKKDKSEPKTVTITPSENTHFRVILSTEAMEEQSREGERTTGPICSIVKPEPRTIKVDQHSCKPQPPEASSHDTNITNHETGLSNLMSSCFTSEPCPTNSDLRPITVHKTRWKSSPPSRRGSDSAASGGRNITGDSAAVCPDTGASSKPTDSPVKRRSVRKRSQHQGPEDIYLDDLNALEPDVVARYFPKSESEQVPKDWVETGRRSGSQSPQSVGSAAADSGTECLSDSAGDLPDVTLSLCGGVGENSEISKDKFMEHIITYNEFAENPAIIDNPNLVVRISNRYYNWTLAAPLILSMQAFQKSLPKATEEAWVKEKMPKKSGRWWFWRKSSVKQLSSETKLERQESQSRESPALHQAPETQQKAAEWSSDDETKELNSVAPALTPTEHVQTQGPASAPCHSYKKSLRLSSDQIASLKLREGPNDVTFSITTQYQGTCRCEGTIYLWNWDDKVIISDIDGTITKSDVFGQILPQLGKDWTHQGIAKLYHSVHENGYKFLYCSARAIGMADMTRGYLHWVNDRGTLLPQGPLMLSPSSLFSAFHREIIEKKPEKFKIECLTDIKNLFFPNTHPFYAAFGNRENDVFAYKQVGVPVCRIFTVNPKGELILEQAKGNKTSYSRLSELVEHVFPLRSSQHSATFSCPEFSSFCYWRQPIAEVCFEELL